Proteins from a genomic interval of Lolium perenne isolate Kyuss_39 chromosome 1, Kyuss_2.0, whole genome shotgun sequence:
- the LOC127328476 gene encoding anti-H(O) lectin 1-like, giving the protein MVPASATARIILVACFFFLLLSSLANHVAAAWPPLSFSFDFSDTSKYRLADLRFEGDAALNGKLVDLTCNPTAYYCSGRMSYNHPVQFYDNTTGELASFSTTFTFAMNMLPNTTIKGDGMSFFISGYPSRLPPESYGSILGLTNSSTNISSGADRFLAVEFDTYGNPWDPTGSPDHMGIDLNSITSVSITRLPRYSFNGTMTATITFDNTTRTLEATVHFDYNSSLATASVKTQLSDQLDALLPPVVVVGFSAATGGYVQLHQIHSWSFNSTMAARETSSGATNKFGPIQNQVLDSKGRFYKALFS; this is encoded by the exons ATGGTGCCTGCAAGTGCAACTGCACGCATCATCCTCGTCgcctgcttcttcttcctcctgctcTCCTCCCTTGCCAACCATGTTGCTGCCGCCTGGCCGCCGCTTTCCTTCAGCTTCGACTTCTCGGACACCTCTAAATACCGTCTAGCCGATCTCCGGTTCGAGGGCGACGCCGCCCTGAACGGCAAATTGGTTGACCTCACCTGCAACCCCACTGCATACTACTGCAGCGGACGAATGTCGTACAACCACCCGGTGCAGTTCTACGACAACACCACAGGCGAGTTGGCCAGCTTCAGCACCACCTtcacctttgccatgaacatgctGCCCAACACAACCATAAAGGGGGACGgtatgagcttcttcatctccggcTACCCCTCAAGATTACCACCGGAATCGTATGGTAGTATCCTTGGCCTCACAAACAGCAGCACAAACATCTCTTCCGGAGCTGACCGGTTCCTCGCCGTTGAGTTCGACACGTATGGCAACCCCTGGGATCCCACGGGATCGCCCGACCACATGGGCATCGACCTCAATTCCATCACTTCGGTGAGCATAACGAGGTTGCCGAGGTATAGCTTCAATGGCACCATGACGGCGACCATCACTTTCGACAACACCACCAGGACGCTGGAGGCTACCGTGCACTTTGACTACAATAGTTCTCTTGCCACCGCCAGTGTCAAGACGCAGTTATCAGATCAGCTCGATGCCTTGCTCCCAcctgtggtggtggtggggttctctGCAGCCACAGGCGGTTACGTTCAGCTGCATCAGATACACTCTTGGTCATTCAACTCAACTATGGCTGCAAGAG AAACATCTTCAGGGGCTACAAATAAGTTCGGTCCAATACAAAACCAGGTGCTTGACAGCAAAG GTAGATTTTATAAGGCCCTCTTCTCTTAG
- the LOC139831261 gene encoding L-type lectin-domain containing receptor kinase S.4-like, whose product MAKDRHRTYIIGGAVILALALLLAIWSTVAWCRWKCTCAHFGKDRGITRFHYHDLSIATNKFSDIIGQGGFSVVYSGILNNEQVAVKKIIKDSKGEFKDFLTERATIGNTRHMNVLKLEGWCCTISNFKYWFSHTLDDVMLFLVYELIANGNLHEHLSEKPEVLSWEKRYKIVKGLCSALHYLHHQCSPYILHRDIKPGNILLDNEFNAKLGDFGLSRVAKDGEEIALQTRAVGTALYMDPLCMKDGHVDFRRSSDVYSFGIVLLEIAHGENDPFLVHKLRTDLPETFVKDFADKKLDGKFIKTEMERVILLGLRCTEREENQRPSLITATYFLENGGELRPATAAPA is encoded by the exons ATGGCCAAAG ATCGACACCGAACGTATATTATCGGAGGAGCAGTGATTCTTGCGTTAGCCCTGCTGTTGGCAATTTGGTCGACCGTGGCATGGTGTAGGTGGAAATGCACATGCGCCCACTTTGGGAAGGATAGAGGGATTACGCGATTCCATTACCACGACTTGTCCATCGCAACGAATAAATTCTCTGACATCATAGGACAGGGTGGGTTCAGCGTGGTATATAGCGGGATTCTCAATAACGAGCAGGTGGCTGTGAAGAAAATCATCAAGGACTCGAAGGGAGAATTTAAGGACTTCCTCACGGAGCGGGCCACCATCGGCAACACGAGACACATGAACGTGTTGAAGCTTGAAGGCTGGTGCTGCACCATAAGCAATTTTAAGTATTGGTTCTCTCATACACTGGACGACGTCATGCTCTTCCTTGTCTATGAGCTCATCGCTAATGGAAACCTCCATGAGCACCTTTCTGAAAAGCCAGAAGTACTGTCCTGGGAAAAGAG GTACAAAATTGTGAAGGGCTTATGTTCCGCACTTCATTACCTCCATCACCAATGCAGCCCATACATCTTGCACAGAGATATCAAACCAGGCAACATTCTGCTAGACAATGAATTCAACGCCAAGCTCGGGGACTTCGGCTTGTCGAGGGTTGCCAAAGATGGCGAAGAAATAGCATTGCAGACAAGGGCTGTTGGTACCGCTCTATATATGGATCCTTTGTGCAtgaaagatggacatgtcgatttTCGCCGCAGCTCCGACGTCTACAGCTTTGGGATCGTTCTGCTAGAGATAGCGCATGGAGAAAATGACCCGTTCCTAGTCCACAAGCTGCGTACAGATCTACCTGAAACATTCGTGAAGGACTTTGCTGACAAGAAGCTTGATGGTAAGTTTATCAAGACTGAGATGGAGCGCGTCATTCTCCTGGGCCTACGGTGCACTGAACGAGAGGAGAACCAGCGGCCTTCACTCATTACTGCAACATATTTCCTGGAGAATGGCGGGGAGTTGCGCCCAGCTACTGCTGCTCCTGCATAG